CGTCGCACGCGCGCACAGCGTGCGGCGCCCTACGAGGAGGATCCCGTCCTCCTCGCAGCTTCCTGGGGGGTGCGCGCCGGCCACGAAGGCCGGTAGCGCCGCAGCGACGACGGCCCGCCCACCCGAGCTTCCAGGGCCGGGGCTCGGGAGGGGCGGGCCGTCCGTCGTCGTCTAGCTCTGGGAGCCGACCTGCTCGCGCACCTGCTGCGCGGACTCCTGCGCGGAGCTCTTGAGCTCCTCGGCGTGCTCCTGCCCGGACTCGCGGGCGGTGTCCATCGCGCTCTGGGCCGCCTCCTGGGCGACCTCCTTGCCGTGTTCGAGGGCCTCCTGGCCCGTCTCGCGCACGCGGTCCTTGACCTGGTCGGCCACCGGGCCGAGGCGCTCCTGCTCGGTCCTCGAGCTCGGCAGCAGCAGGCCGGCGAGGAAGCCGACGGCCAGCGAGCCGACCGCGAGGCCCAGCGGGTTGTCCTGCGCCATGCCGCCGGCGCGCTTGGCCCCGGCCTTGAGGTCGCCGGTGCTCGGCGTCGCCTCGGCCACGGAGCTCGTCGCGTCGCCGGCGCTCCCGGCGATGCTCTCGCGCACGCCGCCGACCTTGTCCTTGATGGTGCTCATCCTGTCGCTCACTGCCTCCTGCGTCCGTGCCTTCACGTCCGCCTTGTAGCCCAGCGCATCGACCGTCTCGCCCATGCGGTCACGGGTCTGCTCGATGTCGCGCCTGATCACGTCCGGGTCTTGGCCCACTGCACGTCCTCCTTCACCGTCTCCATGGTCTGCGGGGCCGGCGGCCCCGCCTCCTTCACGCGGTTGCGGCCCTGGAGGGCCAGCAGGCCGGCCACGGCCGCCCAGACGACGGTCACGACGAGCGCCGCGAGCCACCCGTCCATCGCCTTGTCGAGCAGGAGCACGAGGCAGGCGGTCAGGGTGCCGAAGGCCCCCAGGCCGAAGAGCCCCGCGCCACCCAGCATCCCGGCGCCCTTGCCGGCCTTCTTGCCCTGCTCGGAGAGCTCCGCGCGGGCGAGGGCCATCTCCTGGCGGACCAGCGTCGACGTCTCGTCGGAGAGCTGCTTGAGCAGGTCGCCGATCGAGCGATCACGCAGCTCCGGGTGGTCCGTCGCGGCCATCAGGCCCCCACGGGACGTCCGGGCACCGAGGTCGTGCCGATGCCGCTGCCGGTGCCGACGTCGTCGCTGCCGACGGTGTCGGTCGGTCCGGCGCCCGAGACCGTGCCGCTGCCGCCGGGCCCGGAGACCTCGCCGCCGGGGTGGGCCGTCGGGGGCGGGGACGACGGGACGCCGCCGCTGGGCAGCTGGCGCGAGGCGCCGTTGCCGCTCGACGTGCCCGAGCCGCCGCCGGCCTGCACGCGCTGCGTGCTGGACGCCTTGAGGAACCGGGAGGCCAGGAAGCCGGCGGCCAGGCCGCCCGCCACGACGGTCCAGGGGTTGTCGCGGGCGTAGCGCTCGACGTCGGAGAGGATCGTGTCCGCGTCGCTGCGCTCGAGGTAGCCGCCGAGCTGCTCGGCGCGGTCGGCCGCCTGGTCGGCGAGCTTGGCCGGACCCTCCTTGCCCTGCTCGCGCAGCTGCTCGGCCACCTGCCGCGCGTCGCCGGCCTGGCTCGAGATCTGCTGTCCGGCGGTGGTCGAGCGCTGCTCGACCTGGGTGCGCAGCGCGCCCTTGGCCTTCTCGGCGCCCTGCTGGGCCGCTTGCTGGGCCTGCTGCTGTGCCTGCTCGGCGGTGGACTCGCCACCGTCGTCCCGGCTGAACCTCGCCTGGGTGTCTGTCTGCGCCATCGCGCCTCCTTGCGTGGGAGAGGAATCGGTGATGCAGCGCCGGTGCCCGGCCCGGGGGTGCGGAAGCGGCACTGGTCCGCCGAAGGTGTCAGCGCTTCCTAGACTGCGGCGCGGTGCCGACCTTCTGCCGTCACAACCGCTTCGCCGAGAACTGCCCCATCTGCTCGAAGAAGCCACGGACGGCGAGCTCGGCGCCGGCGAGCACCCGGCGGGCGGCTGCGGGGACGGCCGCGCCGAAGCGGCGCACGGCGCGCAGCGGCGGCGCGGGCGGCATGACGGTCCGGCGTCTGGCGCGCGCGCCCGACGACGGCTTCGACCACCCGCTGGTCCCCGGCCTGCGCTCGAGCGTCGACGCCCGGCGGATCGCCGAGGAGGTCGCCTTCGCGGCGGCGCGCCTCGACGAGCTGCGCCACGACCCGCCGGGCCTGCTCGGCGAGATCGCGGTGCTGGACGACCGCGAGGAGGCGGCGTGGCAGTGCTTCCTGGTCGCCTGGCTCTCGCCGGTCGAGGCCGAGGATCCGTGGGAGGGCATCCGCGCCGCCCACGTCCCGTGGTCCTCCGGCGAGCTGCCGCGCGTCGACGGCGTCGCCCTCGGTGAGCGCACGGCGTGCGACCCGGGACGCGCCGACGCGACGGTCACCGCCTACCGGGCGTGGGCGGCCAAGTCCGGCGGGCAGGTCGCGGCCCTCGCCGGCGAGGAGGCCTGGGATCCGCCCCGGCGCTTCGACCGCGCCTTCGAGCGCCTGTCGCTGCCGGCGTTCAACCGCGCGGCGCGCTTCGAGTTCCTCCTGCTCGCGTCCGGGCTCGGGCTCGTCGACGCCGAGGCGTGGAACCTGCACCTGCGCGCGGAGCCGATGGACCCCGTCGTCCTGGCGTGCAAGCGGGCGTTCGGCATCGGCGACCCGGCGCTGCTGGCCCAGCGACTGCGCGCGCTCGCCGACGCGGGCGAGGCGCCCGTCGCCGCCTTCGACCTCGGGCTGCTCAACTGGTCGCGCGGCGGCGCGCAGGACCGCATCCGTGCCGGCTCGCGCGCCGAGCCCGACGCCGGCGTGCGCGAGCGCCTCGAGCGGGCGATGGGCCTCGAGCCCGCGGCGGCCGAGGGCGGCGACGACCAGCCGCCCGGGGCCGCCTGAGCGCTACTCGAGCGGGTTGGACTCGCGGTCCTCGAGCAGCGCGAGGGCGGTGGCGTACATCCGCCGCTTGATGGTCGCCTGCGTCAGGCCGTCCTTGCCGGCCAGCGCCGCGGCCCGCGCGATGGCGGTGCTGCGGACCTCCGCCTCGGCCGCCGTCGCCTCGACGATCCCGGCGCCGAGCGCCTCGGGGCCGGTGTAGCGCCGGGCGGTCAGCATCGCCTCGGCCTGGGCGGCCGGGTCGAGCTTGGCCTGGATGAGCGCCGTCATGCCGCGGCTGAACGGGATGTTGATGTCGGCCTCGGGCAGGCAGAACCAGCCGCGGTCCTCGCGCATGACGCGCAGGTCGTGGGCCAGCGCGAGCATCCCGCCGCCCGCGAAGGCGTGGCCCTGGATGGCGGCGACCGTCGGGGCCGGGAACGCGAGGACCTGCGCGAACACGCCGTGGATCTCGTGCACGTAGCCGGCCAGCTTGTCCCCGTTGGCCCCGAGCCAGTCGAGGTCCAGGCCGTTGGAGAAGAACTTGCCCGAGCCGGTCGTGACCAGCGCCTTGGGTCCTTCGGTGCTCGCGGCCTCGTCGAGCCGGGTGCGCAGCTCGGCGAGCCAGTCGGGGTGGAAGCGGTTCTCGTCGGCGCCGAGGTCCAGGACGAAGACGTCCCCCTCGCGCTCCAGCGTCGGCATGGCCTAGGTGTCCTTCCGGGTTCGGGTTCGTGGTGGTGGAAGTGGGAGGTCGAGCACCGCGCGCACCGCGGCGTCGAGGCGGGCGGCCGCGGCGGGGGAGAGGCGGCCGTCGCGCTGCAGCGGGCGCAGCACCAGCGCGGTGGGGAGGTCGACGACGCAGACGGTCACGGCCTCGAGCGCCGGGGCGTCGCGCCGGCCGAAGACGCCCTCGGCCAGCCGCCGCAGGAGCGCCACCAGCCGCCGGTGCGCCTCGTGCAGCTCGGCGACGAGCGCCGCGGGGAGCTCGCCGGCCGGCAGGTCCTCGCGGCGCAGGGCCAGCAGGACCCGTGCGCTCTGCGGCGCCTCGTCCAGCATCGCCAGCGGCGCCGTCGCCGCCGCGACCACGGCGCCCACCGGGTCGCCGGCCCCTGCGACGCGCTCGCCCTGCACCGCGCCGAAGCGCTCGGCGGCCCGCAGCCACACCCGCGCCAGCACCGCGTCGCGCGACCCGAACGCGTGGTAGATCGTCCCGCTCGGCGCACCGGCCGCCTGCGCCAGCGCGCGCACCGTCAGCGCCGCCGCGCCGTCCCGCGCAACGATCGCCTCCGCCTGGTCGAGGAGGGCGTCGACGTCGTGCAGGCGCGGGCGCGGCACGGCGATGACTGTAGCGGAACCGCTGTTCTAGAACGGTGGAGCTAGTATCCGTCGCGACCGATGTCGCCCAGGTCCGGTCCCGCGGTCACGATCCGGCCGAGCTCGGTCTGGGCGAGGCGGCGCAGGGCCAGGAGGACCGCGAGGCCGGCGCACCCTGCCGCGACCCGTGAGCCCGAGGCCTCGTACGCCGCCACGGCGCCCCGGCGAGGACCACCGCCGCGACCCCGACGAGCGACAGTCGCCAGATCGCCTCCCCGAGCAACCACGCCGCACGTCCGAGCACCGGGACCCTCCGCGCGGCCAGCACCTCGAGCACGACGCCGAACGCGAGCGGGGCACCGACGACCAGCAGGAGCTCCCAGCCCTCCACGTCAGGCCGCCCGGACCGCGACGACGACCGTGACCGTCCATGCCGTCCGCCGAGCCGCAAGGAGTCGAGCCACCGCCTCCGACTTCACCGACCCGGCGGCCGACGCGCAACGCTCGTGCGCTGAGCGGCCCTCGGCGTGCGAAGAAAGGGACAGTCCCCTTCTTCTCACCGCCACACCACACCGACGATGTCCCTGCATCTGAGGGGTTCGCGCCCCGTGTCGGCAGCGGGCTCACGCGCGGGTGCGTGAGAAGAAGGGGTCAGGCCCCTTTTTCTCACCAAGAAGGGGTCAGACCCCTCCTTCTCACGACGGCGACCCGCCCGCCTGCGCGACGACGTGGCTTTCCGGTGCGTTGGGCCGCCGTAGTAGAACGCCGCCCGTGCGCTTCGTGGGCCTCGTCGTGGCGACCACCGCCGTGCTCGCCGCCGCGACGAGCGCGACCGCCCACGCCGCGACCGGGTCCGCGCCGACGCCAGCGGCAGCGGCGGCCGAGGGGCGTGCGGAGGGCGATGCGCAGGTCCGAGCCGCGCTGCGCCCGACGCTGCGCCGCGGCGCGCCGGCCGCGGCACGGACGGTCGCCGGCGCCGCCGAGTCGCCCGCCCCCTGCACGACCGCCTACCCCGACGCCTCACCGACGTTCGAGGTCGGCCTGCCGTGCGGGGCCGCCGCCGGCACCGCGCCGAAGGGCGTCGTGCTGCTCCTCCACGGTGGCGGGTGGTACTCCTCCGAGGAGTTCTGCGAGGCGATCGGCCTGCGGAACGACTGCCTCATGGCGGGGATGCGGCCGACGGCGGCGCGGTGGCAGAGCCGGGGCTACGCGACCCTGAACCTCGACGTCCGCACCGGGCCCGAGGGCCTGACGGACCTCGTCGCCCGCTTCACCGAGGCCCGGCAGCTCGCGGATGCGGTCTCGCCCGACTTCCCCGTCTGTGCCGAGGGCGAGTCGGCCGGCGGGCACCTCGTCCTGCTGCTCGCGCTCGTCGCGCCGGGGCTCACGTGCGCGATCAGCAACAGCGGGCCGACGAACCTCGCCGAGCGCAGTGAGGAGAACCAGGTCATCCGGTCGATCGCGGCGCTGCACTTCTGCGCCCCGTGGATGGCGGCCGAGCAGTGCAACCAGCTGCTCGCGCTGTGGAGCCCGCTGACGTGGGCCAGCTCCTACGCCGGGCGGGCGATCCAGCTGGTCGCCGCTGAGGGCGACCAGCTCGTCCCGCCCGCCGTCCACGTGGCGCCGTGGCGGGCCGTGCGCCCGGAGACCCAGCTGCACCTGCTCGGACCGGACGTGCCCTGCACGGCGACCGGTGCGACGTTGCTCGTCCACAGCTGCGTGCCGGCAAGCGCGATCACGACCTGGCAGGAGCAGGCCGAGGCGCCCTTCGTGCCGGCGTGGCCGGCCGGCTAGGCGACCGCGGCCGGCACGCGCGCACGTCGCCGCGCGGCGGTCGGCACGACCTCCGGGACCACGACAGGCTCCGGCTCGGCGACCAGCGAGCGCACGAACGCCTCGACCTCGGCGTGGAGCTCGGGACGCCGCCGCGCCGCGATGGCGCAGTGCGCCCCGGCGATCTCCGCGTTGTGGCGGACGGACTCGAAGCGGAAGGCCGGTCCCCAGGGACAGCGCAGGCGGCGCGTGGCGTGCAGGCGGCGGGCGAAGGCCATGCACCGCTCGGCCCGCCCGACCTCGTCGCGCCAGCCGACGCGAGAGTCCAGGACGTCCGCCGCCAGCCCGTACAGCCGCGGGCGCAGGCCGTCGTCGACGTTGTCGTTGTACCCGCGCAGGAACGCCGCCACGACGGGACAGACGCACGTCGGCCGGTCGGTGAACGACTCGCCAGCGAGCATCGAGCACAGCTCCATGACGCACGCGCCGTCCTCGGGTTCGCGGTGCCGCCCGCGCGCGAGGCTGACGGTCTGGGGAGTGGGACGAGGAGCGGCGCCAGGCGGCTGCATGGCGCCGCGGGTACCCCCTCACCCTGGCGGCGCGCGACCCTCGCGGGGAGAGGGTCGCCCGTCGGACCAGCCGCAGCTCATCCGCTCGCGGCTCGGCCTGCCAGCGGCCGTGAGGCCCGGCTCCGGGCGCACCGCGCGCCGCTCGTCGGGACGACCCAGTACATACCTTTCAATCGAATGACAAGTTTGTTAGCTTCGCCGCCGTCCGCCGTCCGCCGTCCGCTGGGCGAGCAGAGGAGAAGGAGATGGCGAGCAAGGGCAACCGGGTCTTCGTGATCGGCGTCGGCATGACGAAGTTCGACAAGCCGGGCACGAAGGAGGGCGACTACCCCGACTGGGCCAAGGAGGCCGGCGCCAAGGCGCTGCAGGACGCCGGCGTGGGCTACGACGCGGTCGAGCAGGTCTTCGCGGGCTACTGCTACGGCGACTCGACCTACGGCCAGCGCGCCGTCTACCAGCTGGGCCTCACGGGCGTGCCCGTGGTCAACGTCCACAACAACTGCTCGACGGGCTCGAGCGCGCTGTGGCTGGCCCGCCAGTCGATCAAGGGCGGCCTCGTCGAGTGCGCGCTGGCGATCGGATTCGAGAAGATGGAGAAGGGCTCGCTGGGCGCGAAGTACACCGACCGCACCCCCGCGATGGACAAGCACCTCGAGGCGATGGTCGCCGGCCGGGGCGGCTGGGAGGACAGCCCCGCCGCCCCGCAGATGTTCGGCAACGCCGGGCGCGAGCACATGGAGCGCTACGGCTCCGAGCCCGACCACTTCGCGTGGATCGGCTTCAAGAACCACCGCCACTCCGTCAACAACCCCTACGCCCAGTTCCAGGACGCGTACTCGCTCCAGGACATCAAGGACGCCCAAATGGTCCACGAGCCGCTGACCAAGCTGCAGTGCTCGCCCACCTCTGACGGCAGCGGGGCCGCGATCCTCGCGTCGGAGCGCTTCGTCGACGAGCATGACCTCTGGGACCGCGCCGTCGAGATGGCCGGCCAGGCGATGGTCACCGACCTGCCGAGCACCTTCGACGGCTCCAACAGCTCGATCACGCTCGTCGGGTTCGACATGAGCCGGGAGGCCGGGCGCCGGGCGATGGAGGAGGCGCAGGTCGGCATCGAGGACGTCGACGTCATCGAGCTGCACGACTGCTTCAGCGCCAACGAGCTCATCACCTACGAGGCGCTGGGCCTCGCGCCGGTCGGCGAGGGCCATGAGCTCGTCGAGACCGAGGACACGACCTACGGCGGGCGCTGGGTCGTCAACCCCAGCGGCGGCCTGATCTCCAAGGGCCACCCGCTCGGCGCGACCGGCCTGGCCCAGTGCGCCGAGCTGACCTGGCAGCTGCGCGGCGCGGCCGACAGGCGCCAGGTCGACGGCGCCGAGGTCGCCCTCCAGCACAACATCGGCCTCGGCGGTGCGGCGGTCGTGACGGTCTACAAGCAGGCCGGCTGAGCGTGCCGGCGGCCAAGCGCCCCCGCTCCGGCGCGTCGGCCGTCGCGCGTCCCCGCCGCACCCAGGCCGAGCGCCGCGCGGCCACGCGCGGCGCCGTCCTGGACGCCGCGCTCGACGAGCTCGTCGAGCACGGCTACGGCGCCATGACGACCCGGCGCGTCGGCGAGCGCGCCAGCGTCTCGCAGGGCACCGTCATGCACTACTTCCGCTCGCGGCCCGAGCTGGTCGGCGAGGTCGTCCGCCACGCCTCCTCGCGGTTCACCGAGGAGATCACGACCGTCGGGCGCACCCGCGCGCGCACGCCGCGCACGCGCTTCGTCGCGATGCTCGACGCGCTGTGGGAGGTCCAGAACGGGCCGATCGCCCAGGCCGTCACCGAGCTGTGGGTCGTCGGCCGGCGCGAGCCCGCCGTCGCCGACGCGGTCCGCGAGGCCCAGCACGACGTCGTGCGCCAGGTGAGCGCCGCGGTCGTGGAGCTCTTCCCCGGCATCGCCACCACGCCGCAGGGCGTGCGCCTGCTCGACGAGGTCCTCGCGATCTCGCGCGGCATGTCCTTCGACAGCCTCATCGGCGACCGCGCCGACGCCGACCGCCGCTGGGACGGCGTCCGCGCCGGGCTCGTCGCGCGCTTCGAGGCGCTCGTCGCCGAGCTCGGCGCCTAGCTCCACCGACCACCACGAGACACCCCGCAGGAGACCGGAACCCATGGCCACCACCAGCACGCCCGTCGAGGACGTCATCGAGATCAACACGCTGGACTTCTGGAGCCAGCCCGCGGAGGTGCGCGACGAGACCTTCGCGCAGCTGCGCCGCGACAAGCCGCTCTCCCGCCACCTGCCCTTCGAGGACCCGCTGGAGATGGACGAGATGTTCCGCGACGACCGCCCCTTCTGGGCCGTCGTGCGCCACGAGGACGTCCGCACGATCTCGCGCGACCCCAGGACGTTCTGCAGCGGCAAGGGCGTCCTGTTCGGCGACGCGCCGCCCGAGATGCTCGAGGCGTCGCTGTCGTTCCTGGCCACGGACGCGCCGCGCCACACGAAGCTGCGCGGCCTCGTCTCCTCGGCCTTCACCCCGCGCCAGATCGCGCGCATCGAGGACGGCATCCGCGTCGCCGCGCGCGAGATCGTCGAGGAGGCGGCGACGACGGGCGGCGGCGACTTCGTCTCGCTCATCGCCAAGCGCCTGCCGCTGCGGACGATCAGCGACATGATCGGCGTGCCCGAGGCCGACCGCGAGCGCGTGATGCAGGCCGCCGACACGCTCGTCACCGCGATCGACCCCGAGGTCCTCGCCGGCCGCTCGCCGCTGGAGGTCCTCGGCACCGCGCTGTGGACGCTGACCGAGTTCGCCACCGGCCTGGCCGCCGAGCGCGAGCGCTCGCCCCAGGACGACCTCATGACCGCGCTCGTCCAGGCCGAGGTCGACGGCGAGAAGCTCACGCACGCCGAGATCGCCGCGTTCTTCGTCCTGCTCTCCGTGGCGGGCAACGACACGAGCCGCCACACGACCTCGCATGCCATGCGCGCGCTGACGGTCTTCGGCGACCAGAAGCGCAAGCTCATCGAGGACCCCGAGGGCCGCATGCCCACGGCGGTCGAGGAGTTCGTGCGCTGGGCGACGCCGGTGCAGGCCTTCCGCCGCACGACGACGCGCGACGTCGAGCTGCACGGCCATCTCATCCCCGAGGGCGAGAAGGTCGTGCTCTTCTACCACTCGGCCAACCGCGACGAGACCGTCTTCGAGGACCCGTGGACCTTCGACGTGCAGCGCGCGCCCAACCGCCACGCGGGCTTCGGCGGCGGCGGGCCCCACTACTGCCTGGGTGCCTCGCTGGCGCGCACGCAGCTCAACGCGATCTTCACCGAGATGCTCCGGCAGATCCCCGACATCGAGGCGGGTGAGCCGGAGCTCTTCCGCAGCGGCGCGTTCATCCACGCCGTCAAGCGGATGGACTGCTCGTTCACCCCGCGCGCTTGAGCCGCAGGGAGGACGCTGTCTCGCCCGAGGCCCGCCGCCGTGCTGCTCGGCGCCTCGCGCCGGCGCGGCCAGACGCTGCGGCGCGCCCTCGGGCGCCAGCGCCTCCAGCTGGCCGTCGGCCGCACGCGCCTGGACGATGCGAACGCCGGCGACCGCCTCACGGCGCGCTGGACGGCCGGTCGCTGAACGACGAACCGCCGGCCGTCAGCCCGTCGCCGAGCGCTGGGACTGCTCCGCCGCCTCCTCCTGCTGGGCGGCCCCGGCGGTGTCCTCGCTGTCGTCGGTGGGGCGGTCCGGGGCCATCTCGCCCTCGTTGACGCCGGCGCTGTCGCCGGGCCCGGGCTCAGGGTCGGTGCGGGGGCTCTCGTCCATGGCCGCCGCGTACCCGGTGCGGCGGGGCGCTTGCGCGCCGGGCCGCGACTCGCGGGTACCCTCGCGCGCCATGGTCCCCGGCCCCCGCGCTGTCTCGCTCGTGGTCGTCATCTTCGCGACGCTGCTCGCCCTGGCCCCGCCCGCCGGGGCGCAGACCACGAGCGCCAAGGAGCTGCGGCTCTCGCGCGTGGACGTCGACCGCAGCGGTGAGCTGCAGCAGCCGGGGTCGAGCTGGACGGTCGCCGAGGCGTCGGCCGCCTTCGACGCGCCGGACCGCTTCCGCAGCGAGTACGCCTGGAGGGTCCCGGCGACGGTCCCCGCGGAGGGCGCCCGGGCGTCGCTCGACGTGACGGCCATCGGGCGGGCCGAGGCCAGCGCGGCGTCGGCGCAGCTGTCGGGCACGGCGATCGTCGAGCCCAGCCGCGGCGAGGGGCGCCTGGCGATCTCGGCCGACGAGGGCCAGACGACCACCGACCACCTCGACGCCCGGCTGACGCCCAGCGCGCAGGAGGGCGAGCAGACGATCGTCATCCGCATCCTCGACGGCCCGACGATCACCTTCGTCTACCGCGTCGTGGCGTCCACCGCGCCCGCGGTCGACCCCGCCGCCGCGGCCGCCTGCCCGGCCCGGCTGTTCCCGCGCCCGCCGCGGGGGTGCGCAGCGCTCATCGAGATCGTCTCGCGCCAGCGCGAGCCGATCGCGGGCAAGACGGTCGCCTACGTCGCGCCGTCACCGGGGGCGATGGCGCGCTACCCCGGGCCGAAGCTCGGCAAGGAGGCGCGCGAGGCGACGGTCGAGCTGACCTTCGTCAACGCGACCTCGATCGTCCAGGAGCCGCCGCCCGTCATGGCGGTCCAGCCGCGCCTGCGCGTGCAGCCGGAGGTCTGCGAGGTGGGCCTTGCCGGCCCCGCCGGGTGGCTGCTGGACGACCTCCAGACGCTGCGCACCGAGCT
The DNA window shown above is from Conexibacter sp. SYSU D00693 and carries:
- a CDS encoding TetR/AcrR family transcriptional regulator; the encoded protein is MPRPRLHDVDALLDQAEAIVARDGAAALTVRALAQAAGAPSGTIYHAFGSRDAVLARVWLRAAERFGAVQGERVAGAGDPVGAVVAAATAPLAMLDEAPQSARVLLALRREDLPAGELPAALVAELHEAHRRLVALLRRLAEGVFGRRDAPALEAVTVCVVDLPTALVLRPLQRDGRLSPAAAARLDAAVRAVLDLPLPPPRTRTRKDT
- a CDS encoding S9 family peptidase — encoded protein: MRFVGLVVATTAVLAAATSATAHAATGSAPTPAAAAAEGRAEGDAQVRAALRPTLRRGAPAAARTVAGAAESPAPCTTAYPDASPTFEVGLPCGAAAGTAPKGVVLLLHGGGWYSSEEFCEAIGLRNDCLMAGMRPTAARWQSRGYATLNLDVRTGPEGLTDLVARFTEARQLADAVSPDFPVCAEGESAGGHLVLLLALVAPGLTCAISNSGPTNLAERSEENQVIRSIAALHFCAPWMAAEQCNQLLALWSPLTWASSYAGRAIQLVAAEGDQLVPPAVHVAPWRAVRPETQLHLLGPDVPCTATGATLLVHSCVPASAITTWQEQAEAPFVPAWPAG
- a CDS encoding TetR/AcrR family transcriptional regulator — encoded protein: MPAAKRPRSGASAVARPRRTQAERRAATRGAVLDAALDELVEHGYGAMTTRRVGERASVSQGTVMHYFRSRPELVGEVVRHASSRFTEEITTVGRTRARTPRTRFVAMLDALWEVQNGPIAQAVTELWVVGRREPAVADAVREAQHDVVRQVSAAVVELFPGIATTPQGVRLLDEVLAISRGMSFDSLIGDRADADRRWDGVRAGLVARFEALVAELGA
- a CDS encoding lipid-transfer protein codes for the protein MASKGNRVFVIGVGMTKFDKPGTKEGDYPDWAKEAGAKALQDAGVGYDAVEQVFAGYCYGDSTYGQRAVYQLGLTGVPVVNVHNNCSTGSSALWLARQSIKGGLVECALAIGFEKMEKGSLGAKYTDRTPAMDKHLEAMVAGRGGWEDSPAAPQMFGNAGREHMERYGSEPDHFAWIGFKNHRHSVNNPYAQFQDAYSLQDIKDAQMVHEPLTKLQCSPTSDGSGAAILASERFVDEHDLWDRAVEMAGQAMVTDLPSTFDGSNSSITLVGFDMSREAGRRAMEEAQVGIEDVDVIELHDCFSANELITYEALGLAPVGEGHELVETEDTTYGGRWVVNPSGGLISKGHPLGATGLAQCAELTWQLRGAADRRQVDGAEVALQHNIGLGGAAVVTVYKQAG
- a CDS encoding cytochrome P450; this translates as MATTSTPVEDVIEINTLDFWSQPAEVRDETFAQLRRDKPLSRHLPFEDPLEMDEMFRDDRPFWAVVRHEDVRTISRDPRTFCSGKGVLFGDAPPEMLEASLSFLATDAPRHTKLRGLVSSAFTPRQIARIEDGIRVAAREIVEEAATTGGGDFVSLIAKRLPLRTISDMIGVPEADRERVMQAADTLVTAIDPEVLAGRSPLEVLGTALWTLTEFATGLAAERERSPQDDLMTALVQAEVDGEKLTHAEIAAFFVLLSVAGNDTSRHTTSHAMRALTVFGDQKRKLIEDPEGRMPTAVEEFVRWATPVQAFRRTTTRDVELHGHLIPEGEKVVLFYHSANRDETVFEDPWTFDVQRAPNRHAGFGGGGPHYCLGASLARTQLNAIFTEMLRQIPDIEAGEPELFRSGAFIHAVKRMDCSFTPRA
- a CDS encoding phage holin family protein, which translates into the protein MAATDHPELRDRSIGDLLKQLSDETSTLVRQEMALARAELSEQGKKAGKGAGMLGGAGLFGLGAFGTLTACLVLLLDKAMDGWLAALVVTVVWAAVAGLLALQGRNRVKEAGPPAPQTMETVKEDVQWAKTRT
- a CDS encoding enoyl-CoA hydratase-related protein; translated protein: MPTLEREGDVFVLDLGADENRFHPDWLAELRTRLDEAASTEGPKALVTTGSGKFFSNGLDLDWLGANGDKLAGYVHEIHGVFAQVLAFPAPTVAAIQGHAFAGGGMLALAHDLRVMREDRGWFCLPEADINIPFSRGMTALIQAKLDPAAQAEAMLTARRYTGPEALGAGIVEATAAEAEVRSTAIARAAALAGKDGLTQATIKRRMYATALALLEDRESNPLE
- a CDS encoding DUF3618 domain-containing protein; translation: MIRRDIEQTRDRMGETVDALGYKADVKARTQEAVSDRMSTIKDKVGGVRESIAGSAGDATSSVAEATPSTGDLKAGAKRAGGMAQDNPLGLAVGSLAVGFLAGLLLPSSRTEQERLGPVADQVKDRVRETGQEALEHGKEVAQEAAQSAMDTARESGQEHAEELKSSAQESAQQVREQVGSQS